One window from the genome of Heptranchias perlo isolate sHepPer1 chromosome 22, sHepPer1.hap1, whole genome shotgun sequence encodes:
- the snu13b gene encoding SNU13 homolog, small nuclear ribonucleoprotein b (U4/U6.U5): MTEQDVNPKAYPLADAQLTKTILDLVQQAGNYKQLRKGANEATKTLNRGIAEFIVMAADAEPLEIILHLPLLCEDKNVPYVFVRSKQALGRACGVCRPVIASSVTIKEGSQLKPQIQSVQQAVERLLV, from the exons ATG ACTGAGCAAGACGTTAATCCAAAAGCATATCCTCTTGCTGATGCTCAGCTGACAAAAACAATACTGGATCTTGTGCAGCAAGCAGGAAACTATAAGCAACTTCGAAAGGGTGCTAATGAAG CCACCAAGACATTGAACAGAGGAATTGCTGAATTCATCGTGATGGCAGCGGATGCTGAACCTTTGGAGATTATTCTTCATTTACCTCTTCTCTGTGAAGACAAGAACGTGCCTTACGTTTTTGTAAGGTCCAAACAAGCACTGGGCCGTGCGTGCGGTGTGTGTCGGCCAGTTATTGCATCCTCCGTCACAATAAAGGAAGGCTCGCAACTGAAGCCACAGATTCAGTCTGTGCAACAAGCAGTTGAGCGTCTACTGGTTTGA